The DNA segment TCAGGCTGACCCCTCCGGGTGCCTGCCGCAGGGTGGCCGTCCCACCGGAACCTTGTCAGCGGCAGGTTCACGGAGGGCGGCTTGTCAGTAGCCGGCTCATGGAGTGGGGCCTGTCCGCGGGGAGCACACGGGGAGGAGGCTCTGTCCGCTGCAGGATGCAGGCGAACGCATGAGCCGGGTAGGCGGTAACGGGGGATCGAAAGCCGCAGTTCCTGACCCTGGCGGTCTGCGGACAGCGCGGGGTTACAGACCCCGGCGGCCGGCCCATAGTCCGTGGAGCAGGGGAACAGCTGACGCCAGCATCAGGACGTTTCCCAGGACGGTGTCATCGGCACGGACTAGCGAGCCGGCGATCAGCAACGCGCCGAAGATCAAGGCCGAGGCGGCACGTTGCGCCGTCCGGTCGAGGCGCGCCAGACGCTGCTCCAGGCGGGGGTTGGCAACAGACAGGGAGCCGTCCTCCACACGGGTGATGAGTCCGTCAAGGCGTTGTGGCAGTCTCAGGGTCACCGACGCTGCCTTGAAGGCCTGCTGGGCCACGTCCTGCGCAATGTTGCCGCGCTCATCACGCAACAGCTGCGCGGCATAGGGTTCAACCGAATCCCACAGGTTGAACCGGGGGTCCAGCGAGCTGGCCACCCCCGACGTCAGCGACATGGCACGGATAATCAGGAGGAAATTCTCGGGCAGCTGGAAAGGCAACGAGCGGACCAGATCGCCAAACTCAACGGCGAAATCGAGGAACTCCTTGGGGTCCACCTCCCGGAGTTCAGCGAATCCCATGCCGCCAAACCGGGCAAACAGGTGGGTCATCGCCCGCTCAAGTTCACCGGTATCCGCCGAAGGGACCAGCACGCCCACGTCCTTGATCGCGGCGACCAGCCCCTTCCCATCACGGGTAGCAGCGGCTATCAGGAGTTTCCGCAGGCCATCACGGGTACTGGGTGGTACCTCACCCATCATTCCGAAGTCGATGAAGGTGAGTTTCCAGGTCAGGGCTGTCCCGGAATCCCCCCGGTCAACGGTGACAAAAATGTTGCCGGGATGCGGATCGGCGTGGAAGAACCCGTTGGTGAACATCTGATCGAACATGACCGACGCGAACACAGGGGCGACCTGCACCGGATCGATTCCCGCGGCGATCAGGGCAGCCGCGTCCGTGATCTTGATCGCTGTGACATCTTCGAGCGTCAGGATGCGGCGGGTGCTGCGTTCCCAGACGACCTCGGGCACACCCACCCGGTCGTCGCTGGCAAAGTCGGACGCAAACCGCTCCAGATTCTGAGCTTCCCGCAGGTAGTCGATCTCCATGAGGCTGATCTGGGCGAACTCTTCCACCAGGGCGGGTACGTCAGCCCGGTCGGACACAATGCGGACGCGATTGAGCCAGCCGCCTACTTTCCGCAGCGCAGCAAGGTCGATATCAATGATCGCATCGATGCCGGGACGCTGGACCTTGACGACAACGTCAGCCAGCCCCGTATCGGCGGCATCCATCGGCCGAAGCTGCGCGCGGTGTGCCTGCCCAAACGATGCCGCCGCGATGGGTGATTCCTCGATGGCCGCGAACACGTTCTCTAGGGGCGCACCCAACTCCGCCTCGGCGAGGACCCGAATTGCGGGGAAGGGGACCGGCGGTACCTCGTCCTGCAGTCCTTCCAGCTCGGCGGTGATCTCAGGTGGCAGAACATCAAGCCTCGACGACAGGAACTGGCCCACCTTGATCATCAGTCCACCAAGGTCCACCGCCAGTACCCTGAAGCGCCGGGCGAAACGCAGCATGCGTCGTGTCCTGGTGCGCTCGGCGATCCGGCCCAGCCCGATGCGGGGGAGGATGAGCTCAAACCACCAGGTCACAGCGAGATGCCACGCCGCGAACCGCACTATGCGACGGTATCGGGCACGGGTGGCACTCACGCCGGGGAGCGAATCCGCCATACCCCGGCGGTCCAAACCCATGCCGGTCAGTCTTGGGCGAGGATTGAGTACAACCGACGGCGCGCGTCGTTGAGCACCTTGGCTGCCTCCTGGACCTGCGCCGGTGTCCCGGTCCGACTCACCTGGGCGGCAGCCTGAGCCAGTTCCACGCCAGCCTTGGGCAGGGCGCCGAAGCCAGCAGCGCCGGAGTGATCGGCTGGCCCCCAGGGGCTACTGCCTCCTGCTCCCGCCACTTCCTCACGTCCCGCCTCGGTCAGCGAAAAAATCTTCCGGCCGTTGGACTCTTCAGCACTGATAAAGCCCTCGTCAGCCAGCAGTTGGAGCGTGGGGTAGACGGAACCTGCACTGGGCTTCCAACTGCCTCCGCTGCGTTCCTCGATCTCATGGATGATTTGGTATCCATGCATGGGCCTCTCTGCCAGGAGGGCGAGAATGGCGGAACGGACCTCGCCGCGTCCGGCGCGGGTACCCGAGCGCTTCTCAAACCGTGACCGGAGCTCTTCGACCGCCTGCCACATGCCGTCCATGTTGTTGCCGCCGAATCCACTTGCCGGGTAGGAACTTCGCATGATGCTCTCCTCAGTCGCGCTCAACGATATATAACGATAGTCAACGATACACCGCAGGGGTCGGGGGAATCAACGCTGAGGGGACCCCTCTAGACTGGGAGCAGCCAGTTGTCGCAGTTGCAGGAAAGGTCGCCACCGGTGTCGAGCACACTACTGCGGTTACTCGAGGAAGGGCTCCGCCCAGATTCGACCGCCCCCAAACATGTGCAGTTACGGGAGATCCTGCGCGAGCTGATCGCGGTTCACGCAGAGCCGGGAACCGCCATTCCCTCGGAGCGTGAGTTGACCCAACATTTTGGGGTTGCACGCATGACGGTGCGCCACGCCATCGACGCTCTGGTCGCCGAAGAGGTACTGGAGCGGATTGTCGGTCTTGGAACCTTCGTGGCACACACCAAGCTGGATCTACAGATGAAGCTCACCTCCTACAGCGAGGAAATGCACCGCCGGGGGATGGTGCCTG comes from the Arthrobacter sp. CAN_C5 genome and includes:
- a CDS encoding AarF/ABC1/UbiB kinase family protein; amino-acid sequence: MGLDRRGMADSLPGVSATRARYRRIVRFAAWHLAVTWWFELILPRIGLGRIAERTRTRRMLRFARRFRVLAVDLGGLMIKVGQFLSSRLDVLPPEITAELEGLQDEVPPVPFPAIRVLAEAELGAPLENVFAAIEESPIAAASFGQAHRAQLRPMDAADTGLADVVVKVQRPGIDAIIDIDLAALRKVGGWLNRVRIVSDRADVPALVEEFAQISLMEIDYLREAQNLERFASDFASDDRVGVPEVVWERSTRRILTLEDVTAIKITDAAALIAAGIDPVQVAPVFASVMFDQMFTNGFFHADPHPGNIFVTVDRGDSGTALTWKLTFIDFGMMGEVPPSTRDGLRKLLIAAATRDGKGLVAAIKDVGVLVPSADTGELERAMTHLFARFGGMGFAELREVDPKEFLDFAVEFGDLVRSLPFQLPENFLLIIRAMSLTSGVASSLDPRFNLWDSVEPYAAQLLRDERGNIAQDVAQQAFKAASVTLRLPQRLDGLITRVEDGSLSVANPRLEQRLARLDRTAQRAASALIFGALLIAGSLVRADDTVLGNVLMLASAVPLLHGLWAGRRGL
- a CDS encoding PadR family transcriptional regulator produces the protein MRSSYPASGFGGNNMDGMWQAVEELRSRFEKRSGTRAGRGEVRSAILALLAERPMHGYQIIHEIEERSGGSWKPSAGSVYPTLQLLADEGFISAEESNGRKIFSLTEAGREEVAGAGGSSPWGPADHSGAAGFGALPKAGVELAQAAAQVSRTGTPAQVQEAAKVLNDARRRLYSILAQD